A segment of the Alistipes communis genome:
CGACGCGGCCATCGTGGGCCAGTTTCTGGGGATCGACGCCCTGGCGGGCGTAGGCGCCAGCAGTTCGGTGATCTTCCTCATCCTGGGATTCTGCAACGGCTGCTGCTGCGGATTCGGCATTCCGGTGGCGCAGCGCTTCGGCGCGCACGACTACGCCGACATGCGCCGCTACGTGGCCAACGCCCTGCGGCTGGCCGTCGGCATCTCGGTGACCGTGGCGATCGTCACAAGCATCTGGTGCGCCGACATCCTGCATGCGATGCGCACCCCCGACAACATCTTCCGCGACGCCTACCTCTACCTGCTGGTCACCTTCATCGGCATCCCCTGCACCTTCTTCTACAACCTGCTGTCGAACATCATCCGCGCATTGGGCGACAGCCGCACGCCCTTCTGGTTCCTGCTCTTCTCGACGGTGCTGAACATCGCGCTCGACCTCTTCTGCATCCTCACGCTCGGCTGGGGCGTGCTGGGAGCGGCCGTGGCGACAGTCGTTTCGCAGGGCGTTTCAGCCGCGCTCTGCTTCGCCTACATGCACCGCCATTTCGAGATTCTGCGCAGTACGCGCGACGAACGGCGGTTCCGCTCGCGGCACGCCCGCACGCTGCTGGCGATCGGACTGCCGATGGGATTGCAGTTCTCGATCACGGCCATCGGCAGCATCATGCTCCAAAGCGCCAACAACGCCCTCGGCTCGGCCTGCGTGGCGGCCTTCACGGCCGGCGTGCGCATCAAGATGTTCGTCATCTCGCCTTTCGAGAGCCTCGGCATGGCGATGGCCACCTACACGGGCCACAACTACGGCGCCGTGAAGCCCGAACGCATCTGGCAGGGCATCAAGGTCGCCGCGGGGCTGATGCTCGGCTACGCACTCTTCGCCTTCGTCGTGCTGATGGCCGGTTCCGACCTGCTGGCGCGGCTCTTCATCGATCCGTCGCAGAGCGAGATTCTCGCCGACACGCGGCTGTTCCTCCACGTGGCGAGCTATTTCCTGCCGGTGCTCGGCCTGCTCTGCATCCTGCGCTATACAATCCAGGGCGCAGGCTACACGAATCTGGCGATGCTGTCGGGCGTCTCGGAGATGATCGCCCGCACGGCGGTCAGCCTGTGGGCCGTACCGGCCCTGGGCTACATCGCCGTCTGCTTCGGCGATCCCACGGCGTGGATCGCCGCCGACCTCTTCCTCGTCCCCGCCTTCGTCTACGTCTACGGACGGCTCAAACGCATGACGCCGCCCGAAAAACCGATCGGCGGTCGATAATCGCACGG
Coding sequences within it:
- a CDS encoding MATE family efflux transporter — its product is MTTSREMTTGPALPLILNFTLPLLLGNLLQQTYSLVDAAIVGQFLGIDALAGVGASSSVIFLILGFCNGCCCGFGIPVAQRFGAHDYADMRRYVANALRLAVGISVTVAIVTSIWCADILHAMRTPDNIFRDAYLYLLVTFIGIPCTFFYNLLSNIIRALGDSRTPFWFLLFSTVLNIALDLFCILTLGWGVLGAAVATVVSQGVSAALCFAYMHRHFEILRSTRDERRFRSRHARTLLAIGLPMGLQFSITAIGSIMLQSANNALGSACVAAFTAGVRIKMFVISPFESLGMAMATYTGHNYGAVKPERIWQGIKVAAGLMLGYALFAFVVLMAGSDLLARLFIDPSQSEILADTRLFLHVASYFLPVLGLLCILRYTIQGAGYTNLAMLSGVSEMIARTAVSLWAVPALGYIAVCFGDPTAWIAADLFLVPAFVYVYGRLKRMTPPEKPIGGR